One part of the Vicia villosa cultivar HV-30 ecotype Madison, WI linkage group LG6, Vvil1.0, whole genome shotgun sequence genome encodes these proteins:
- the LOC131609875 gene encoding pentatricopeptide repeat-containing protein At3g26630, chloroplastic-like has protein sequence MKLSCHTPHAKIPQEPTFSSDKARFFLQNCNNFKQLKQIHARIIRFGLTHDQLLIRKLCQFSSSYGKVDYASLVFDQLDSPDTFTWNVMIRACNTSGSPEKAIFLFKEMYCHGFETDKFTYPFVLNACIASGFIDFGRVVHGVSIKMGFWSDVYVQNNMMNLYFKCGRDVVEDGWKVFDRMRVRNVVSWTTVIAGLVGCGKLDAAREVFEKMGCKNVVSWTAMIDGYVKCGNPIMAFDLFERMLLANVRPNEFTLVSLIKACTDLGSLKLGRRMHDFALKNGFEVGPFLGTALIDMYSKCGSLDNAVRVFGLMQVRNLATWNTMITSIGVHGFREEVLDLFEEMERANVVPDAITFVGVLSACVQMNDLEKGYKYFSLMTEHYGITPIFEHYTCIVELYVRANELNEIGTLGNTMSLSMKESHYVAELLQESKLTSIDDIKKFIHKHYTDSDLLELVLDHSATPTQPYFNRPYLTSLS, from the coding sequence ATGAAGCTATCATGTCACACTCCACACGCTAAAATACCTCAAGAACCAACCTTTTCTTCAGATAAAGCTCGTTTCTTTCTTCAAAACTGCAACAATTTCAAACAACTGAAACAAATCCATGCTAGAATCATCCGTTTTGGGCTTACCCATGACCAATTACTCATCAGAAAGCTTTGTCAATTCTCTTCTTCTTATGGTAAAGTAGATTACGCTAGTTTGGTTTTTGATCAGCTTGATTCTCCTGATACTTTTACATGGAATGTTATGATTAGAGCTTGTAATACAAGTGGGTCACCTGAAAAAGCGATTTTTTTGTTTAAGGAGATGTATTGTCATGGATTTGAGACTGATAAATTTACTTACCCTTTTGTGTTAAATGCTTGTATTGCTTCTGGTTTTATTGATTTTGGAAGAGTAGTGCATGGGGTTTCGATCAAAATGGGGTTTTGGAGTGATGTTTATGTGCAGAATAATATGATGAATCTTTACTTCAAGTGTGGGAGGGATGTCGTTGAGGATGGGTGGAAGGTGTTTGATAGAATGCGTGTGCGGAATGTGGTTTCTTGGACTACTGTGATTGCTGGGCTGGTTGGTTGTGGGAAATTGGATGCGGCGAGAGAAGTGTTTGAGAAGATGGGTTGTAAGAATGTGGTTTCGTGGACAGCGATGATTGATGGGTATGTGAAATGTGGTAACCCGATTATGGCGTTTGATTTGTTTGAACGGATGCTGCTTGCTAATGTGAGGCCGAATGAGTTTACTTTGGTGAGCTTGATTAAAGCTTGTACTGATTTGGGCAGTCTTAAATTGGGCCGACGGATGCATGATTTTGCTCTGAAGAATGGTTTTGAGGTTGGACCTTTTTTGGGTACTGCTCTTATTGATATGTATAGCAAGTGTGGTAGTTTAGATAATGCTGTTAGAGTGTTTGGTTTGATGCAAGTGAGAAACTTGGCTACTTGGAATACAATGATTACGAGCATCGGTGTGCATGGATTTAGGGAGGAGGTGCTAGATCTTTTTGAAGAAATGGAGAGGGCCAATGTAGTTCCTGATGCTATCACTTTTGTAGGTGTTTTGAGTGCTTGTGTTCAAATGAATGATTTGGAAAAAGGCTATAAGTATTTCAGTCTCATGACAGAACATTATGGTATAACACCTATCTTTGAACACTATACTTGCATCGTTGAACTCTATGTTCGTGCCAATGAGTTGAATGAAATTGGCACATTAGGGAACACAATGTCATTGTCAATGAAAGAAAGTCATTATGTTGCAGAGTTGCTTCAAGAGAGCAAACTCACTAGTATTGATGACATAAAGAAATTCATACACAAGCATTACACGGATTCAGATTTATTAGAATTAGTTTTAGATCATTCTGCAACTCCCACCCAGCCATATTTCAACCGTCCATATTTGACTTCACTATCTTGA